The Diadema setosum chromosome 1, eeDiaSeto1, whole genome shotgun sequence genome has a window encoding:
- the LOC140227075 gene encoding putative gamma-glutamylcyclotransferase CG2811, giving the protein MMLLYTCSVALRRHISTTAPSMAHRVFVYGTLKTGQPNYRLMAGLRLIGIGRTRTKMPLVVATEFGIPMLLDHEGGHNVVGEVYEVDDDNLAKVDALENFPGGYYDRMKIGVQLEDEYAAPAGQDGLTDCWAYVVTNFKPSMLDLERFESYDSEGAHGKKYVKPSERGEGAVSKVKAAVLKS; this is encoded by the exons ATGATGCTTCTCTACACCTGTAGTGTTGCTCTACGTCGCCATATCTCCACCACTGCCCCTTCCATGGCCCACAGGGTGTTTGTGTACGGAACGCTGAAGACGGGACAGCCAAACTACAGGTTGATGGCGGGCTTGCGTCTTATCGGCATCGGACGAACAAGGACGAAGATGCCACTCGTCGTCGCTACCGAGTTCGGCATCCCGATGCTACTTGATCACGAAGGAGGTCAC AATGTGGTCGGTGAGGTTTACGAAGTCGACGACGACAACCTGGCAAAGGTAGATGCCCTGGAGAATTTCCCCGGCGGGTATTACGACAGAATGAAGATAGGTGTCCAGCTCGAAGACGAATACGCCGCCCCCGCGGGACAGGACGGGCTAACAGACTGTTGGGCCTATGTCGTGACGAACTTCAAGCCCTCCATGCTTGACCTGGAAAGATTCGAGAGCTATGACAGTGAGGGCGCCCACGGCAAGAAATATGTCAAACCAAGCGAGAGGGGCGAGGGCGCTGTTTCCAAGGTCAAAGCTGCCGTTTTGAAGTCGtag